A single window of Rickettsiella endosymbiont of Dermanyssus gallinae DNA harbors:
- the recJ gene encoding single-stranded-DNA-specific exonuclease RecJ, translating to MQKTRVRRSTDKVPFLEGLHPVLARVYAARAIQSSAELDYRLSRLLHYQSLKGIEEAASILATALMQQQRLLVVGDFDSDGATSSALAVSALRSFGAQSVDYLVPNRFEYGYGLTPEIVAVAISTKKPDLIITVDNGISSYEGVAAAKKAGLKVIITDHHLTGLSLPDADAIVNPQQADDQFSSKNLAGVGVIFYVMLALRHALRERQWFNPNTQPEPNMLQFLDLVALGTVADLVALDHNNRLMVYQGLQWIKAGKARPGIYALLKLAKREVDQLVASDFGFGVAPRLNAAGRLADMSLGVACLLANDPNEAYETALKLSALNEERRTIEEGMRREAFVALDKLIEQKPLGNGICLFDPSWHQGIIGLLASRITERLHRPSIIFAPSQQGDEIKGSARSIPGVHIRDVLEAIATREPQLIAKFGGHAMAAGLTLQRDALSRFSAAFQAELTHHLDADTLQGKCYTDGELDQQDFSLDLAEILRYQAGPWGQGFPEPLFEGRFNVLAQRLVGNKHLKMTLSLMESSQQLEAIAFNINLSDWPNHRAEQIMATYRLGVNYYQGRKRIQLIVETLEAE from the coding sequence ATGCAAAAAACACGCGTACGTCGTTCAACAGATAAAGTTCCTTTTTTAGAAGGCTTGCATCCAGTCTTAGCCAGGGTTTATGCGGCTAGAGCTATTCAATCGTCTGCTGAATTAGATTATCGTCTAAGTCGTTTATTACATTATCAATCCTTAAAAGGCATTGAAGAGGCGGCTTCGATCTTAGCCACGGCTTTGATGCAACAGCAACGACTACTGGTGGTAGGTGATTTTGATAGTGATGGTGCAACCAGTAGCGCATTGGCAGTGAGCGCACTACGCAGCTTTGGTGCCCAGTCGGTTGATTATTTAGTACCTAATCGATTTGAATATGGTTATGGTTTAACACCTGAAATTGTGGCGGTGGCCATCAGCACTAAAAAACCTGATCTGATTATAACGGTAGATAATGGTATTTCCAGTTATGAAGGTGTAGCCGCCGCTAAAAAAGCAGGTTTAAAGGTAATTATTACCGATCATCATTTGACTGGTTTATCTTTACCCGATGCGGACGCTATCGTTAATCCACAACAAGCGGATGATCAATTTAGCAGTAAAAACTTAGCCGGTGTAGGCGTTATTTTTTATGTGATGCTGGCGCTACGCCATGCATTGCGGGAACGACAATGGTTTAACCCAAACACACAACCTGAACCGAATATGTTGCAGTTCCTCGATTTGGTGGCATTGGGAACCGTTGCTGATTTAGTGGCGCTGGATCACAATAACCGTTTAATGGTGTATCAAGGGTTACAGTGGATAAAGGCGGGTAAAGCAAGACCCGGTATTTATGCCTTACTCAAACTAGCAAAACGTGAAGTGGATCAACTGGTTGCGAGTGATTTTGGTTTTGGTGTTGCACCGCGTTTAAATGCAGCGGGCCGTTTAGCCGATATGTCATTGGGCGTAGCCTGTTTACTAGCGAATGATCCGAATGAGGCTTATGAAACGGCTTTAAAACTCAGTGCATTAAATGAAGAACGACGTACGATTGAAGAGGGAATGCGCCGCGAAGCATTTGTTGCTTTAGATAAACTAATAGAGCAAAAACCCTTGGGAAATGGGATATGTTTGTTTGATCCGAGTTGGCACCAAGGTATTATTGGGTTACTTGCTTCGCGCATTACTGAGCGTTTACATAGGCCTAGTATCATTTTCGCGCCGAGTCAGCAGGGCGATGAAATAAAAGGTTCTGCACGTTCTATACCCGGTGTTCATATTCGTGATGTCTTAGAAGCGATTGCAACGCGCGAGCCACAATTGATTGCTAAATTTGGTGGTCATGCCATGGCAGCCGGTTTAACGTTGCAACGAGATGCTTTAAGTCGTTTCTCAGCGGCTTTTCAAGCGGAGTTAACCCATCATCTTGATGCAGATACCTTGCAGGGGAAATGTTATACCGATGGTGAATTAGATCAGCAGGATTTTTCGTTGGATTTAGCAGAAATATTGCGTTATCAAGCGGGACCTTGGGGGCAAGGTTTTCCAGAGCCGCTGTTTGAAGGCCGATTTAATGTATTGGCCCAACGATTAGTGGGTAATAAACATTTAAAAATGACGCTGAGTCTGATGGAATCGAGCCAGCAACTGGAAGCGATTGCGTTTAATATTAACCTGAGTGATTGGCCTAATCATAGAGCGGAACAGATTATGGCGACTTATCGTTTAGGTGTGAATTATTATCAGGGTCGAAAGCGAATCCAATTGATAGTAGAAACGCTGGAAGCAGAATAA
- the dusA gene encoding tRNA dihydrouridine(20/20a) synthase DusA: MLKQPKQLRSPFMIAPMIGWTTRHYRYFMRLISQEVTLYTEMITTGALLNNSDHDRFLAFHASEQPLALQLGGSVPAELSEAAKIAQRYGYTEINLNVGCPSDRVQSGCFGAVLMKDIHHLAACIAAMKAAVSLPITIKTRIGVDDYESYAYLADLIQKVSVAGCKTFIIHARKAWLKGLSPKENREVPPLNYEWVYQIKRDFPQLAIVINGGIKDLAEAREHLRYVDGVMIGRAAWHTPYLFRALAFPELVDWKGSVEDRIAIVQDYIAYAQAAFMRGESLSHVLQPLFGLFHGVAGAREWRYQLTQAIQMNVAPEVVLRKMLIEIANNRHG; this comes from the coding sequence ATGCTAAAACAGCCGAAACAGCTTAGAAGTCCCTTTATGATCGCCCCGATGATAGGTTGGACAACGCGTCATTATCGCTATTTTATGCGGCTTATTTCGCAAGAAGTCACGCTGTATACTGAAATGATCACGACCGGTGCGCTGTTAAATAATTCAGATCACGACCGCTTTTTGGCTTTCCATGCGAGTGAACAACCCTTAGCCCTGCAGCTGGGTGGTAGTGTTCCTGCAGAATTATCGGAAGCTGCAAAGATAGCGCAACGCTATGGTTATACCGAGATTAACCTGAATGTAGGGTGTCCCAGCGATAGAGTGCAATCGGGTTGTTTTGGTGCGGTATTGATGAAAGATATTCATCATCTGGCCGCATGTATTGCGGCCATGAAAGCGGCTGTGTCGCTTCCTATCACGATAAAAACCCGTATCGGTGTAGATGATTATGAAAGTTATGCTTATTTAGCTGATTTGATTCAAAAAGTGAGTGTAGCCGGATGCAAGACCTTTATTATTCATGCGCGAAAAGCTTGGTTGAAAGGCTTAAGTCCTAAAGAAAATCGCGAAGTGCCACCTTTAAATTATGAATGGGTTTATCAAATTAAGCGGGATTTTCCGCAGTTAGCGATTGTTATCAACGGTGGTATTAAAGATTTAGCCGAAGCACGCGAGCATTTACGTTACGTGGATGGTGTGATGATAGGACGTGCGGCGTGGCATACCCCTTATCTATTTAGAGCACTGGCTTTTCCAGAGCTTGTTGATTGGAAGGGTAGCGTGGAGGATCGTATCGCTATCGTTCAAGACTATATAGCTTATGCGCAAGCCGCTTTTATGCGCGGTGAAAGTCTTTCGCATGTATTACAGCCGTTATTCGGTTTATTTCATGGCGTTGCGGGTGCTAGAGAATGGCGTTACCAGTTAACTCAGGCGATACAAATGAATGTAGCGCCTGAGGTTGTGTTGCGAAAAATGTTAATCGAGATAGCAAATAATAGACACGGTTAA
- a CDS encoding phosphoethanolamine transferase, whose amino-acid sequence MEIIRSLYSSVVELPNKRHYAILLLFSIIMDASFGYPLGIVHSFALFFLLLLILKYNRQLYLIITLFFALLAAFYFPIGQIFGDPNYTVITAAFYTNKGEAAGLLSSIPIIYYIGSVLILILWFSIARLPKNIAITGNKCIVAFVLISTLFMPLKRALLEGKFDFSGIGITPVKFLLDAYKNSYFVSEQYKEFKEILSKKDSWKNVSAHPKYQTYILVIGESVRKDLMHNYGFSINNTPFASRSNGLFFNNYLSAGPATVISLTHTLAEHHNNALQLQNNIINLAKKSGFYTWWISNQGYLGEFDTPISGIGKNANESLFLQSKDLARFKNASDNALLPFIQSALNSATIHKPKLIVIHLIGSHPPACQRTKNQFNVYFHSKELSCYIQSIHNTDTLLKNIVSLSKSSGNSWSMMYFADHGLALRKGFLEHSDKYQQNYRVPMFIISSDDTHKKTITAYRSALNFPFLFSQWIGIHAQGLETTCNYLSNETCKNQTKIILMDNQTQKDIYTLPLNPIKK is encoded by the coding sequence GTGGAAATAATAAGATCGCTCTATTCTAGCGTTGTTGAGCTACCCAATAAGCGACACTATGCGATATTACTTCTATTTTCTATCATCATGGATGCCTCTTTTGGGTATCCGCTAGGTATCGTTCATTCATTTGCACTATTTTTTCTTTTACTGTTAATTCTAAAATATAATCGACAACTCTATCTAATTATCACGCTTTTTTTTGCCTTACTTGCCGCCTTTTATTTTCCTATTGGGCAGATTTTTGGCGATCCGAATTATACTGTCATTACAGCTGCATTTTATACTAATAAGGGTGAAGCAGCAGGTTTATTGAGCAGTATCCCTATCATTTATTATATAGGTAGCGTTTTAATTCTTATTTTATGGTTTTCTATCGCTAGACTACCTAAAAATATAGCGATAACAGGTAATAAATGTATCGTAGCCTTCGTGTTGATAAGCACCTTATTTATGCCACTAAAAAGAGCCTTATTAGAAGGTAAATTTGATTTCTCTGGGATAGGCATTACACCCGTAAAATTTTTATTAGACGCATACAAAAATAGCTACTTTGTTAGTGAGCAATACAAAGAATTCAAAGAAATACTAAGCAAAAAAGATAGCTGGAAAAATGTCTCTGCGCATCCAAAATACCAAACTTATATTCTAGTGATTGGTGAAAGCGTACGGAAAGATTTAATGCACAATTATGGATTTTCCATTAACAACACACCCTTTGCTAGCCGATCCAACGGGCTTTTTTTCAACAATTATTTATCTGCCGGGCCTGCTACCGTTATTTCTTTAACACATACCTTAGCCGAACATCACAATAATGCATTACAACTGCAAAATAATATCATCAACCTAGCCAAAAAAAGTGGCTTTTATACCTGGTGGATTTCCAATCAAGGTTATCTTGGCGAATTTGATACACCAATTAGTGGCATTGGCAAAAACGCTAACGAATCACTATTTTTACAATCAAAGGATTTAGCGCGCTTTAAAAATGCGAGTGATAACGCATTACTTCCTTTTATCCAATCTGCACTCAATAGCGCAACCATACACAAACCAAAGTTAATCGTCATTCACCTTATTGGCTCTCATCCTCCTGCTTGCCAAAGAACAAAAAACCAGTTTAATGTTTATTTCCATTCCAAAGAGTTATCCTGTTATATCCAAAGCATTCACAATACCGATACCTTATTAAAAAACATTGTCTCACTATCAAAATCGAGCGGAAATAGCTGGTCGATGATGTATTTTGCTGATCATGGACTTGCGTTAAGAAAAGGTTTTTTAGAACATAGTGATAAATACCAGCAAAATTATCGTGTTCCGATGTTTATTATTTCCTCCGATGACACACATAAAAAAACAATAACTGCCTATCGTTCTGCACTTAACTTTCCTTTCCTCTTCTCACAATGGATAGGTATTCATGCGCAAGGCTTAGAAACCACATGCAACTATCTGTCAAACGAAACATGTAAAAATCAGACTAAAATCATATTGATGGACAATCAAACGCAAAAAGATATTTACACCTTACCTTTAAATCCTATTAAAAAATAA
- a CDS encoding diacylglycerol kinase gives MECLLLAVVIIVTLYIDVSKVERLTLIASIGLVLIAEVINSAIEKIVDRIGTEQHVLSGQAKDIGSAAVFLTLLLAIFTWISILWK, from the coding sequence TTGGAATGCCTGCTTTTAGCCGTGGTGATCATTGTCACCTTATATATCGATGTGAGTAAGGTAGAACGCCTGACGCTGATTGCTTCCATAGGGCTTGTTTTAATAGCCGAAGTCATCAATAGCGCGATAGAAAAAATAGTCGATCGCATTGGCACTGAGCAGCATGTGCTATCAGGCCAAGCCAAAGATATAGGCTCTGCAGCTGTATTTCTGACGCTACTACTGGCTATCTTTACTTGGATTTCTATACTGTGGAAATAA
- a CDS encoding FeoC-like transcriptional regulator encodes MASLIDLKKFIAEKKVVNLSLLLQTFQTNKEEIVAILDLLIRKGCVKKCLKTPACATRCFKCQPESFALYQWIEPVTSP; translated from the coding sequence ATGGCTAGTTTAATCGACTTAAAAAAATTTATTGCCGAAAAAAAAGTAGTTAATCTCTCATTGCTATTACAAACCTTTCAAACCAATAAGGAAGAAATAGTCGCTATTTTGGATTTATTAATACGCAAAGGCTGCGTAAAAAAATGCCTTAAAACACCCGCTTGTGCGACCCGCTGTTTTAAATGTCAGCCCGAATCGTTTGCGTTATATCAGTGGATTGAGCCCGTCACCAGCCCTTAA
- the feoB gene encoding Fe(2+) transporter permease subunit FeoB produces the protein MTKKNKIIAIAGNPNCGKTVIFNALTGSRQKIGNWSGVTVEKKSGSLTLGDQCYEIIDLPGTYSLSVVSDNSGVDECIACNYLLSNPPDMIINVVDASNLERQLYLSTQLLEMRLPVIIALNMMDIAKRRGIHIDVAQLSQSLGCPVIPLTAIRGKGLAELRHAFTNVSVSAAAITYPLEPALQTAWETLSKKINGAVKSQNNRLCTRWLALRLLEDDNLAKSYARAEERSDAKSLRDELRSQLGEEPDLLIADARYRWIQSALKQSIKKQTYNKTFTSSIDRFILNRWLGIPIFLLVMYSLFLFAINVGGAFQDFFDIGSTAIFIHGTITLLNSLHLPAWLIALIANGFGKGINTTISFIPVIGAMFLFLSLLEDSGYMARAAFVIDRLMAAVGLPGKAFVPLIVGFGCNVPTVMATRTLASPRDRILTVMMAPFMSCGARLTVYVLFVSAFFPHGGALIIFALYIIGIITAILTAFLLGSTTLKAENTPMILELPTYHWPHWRTIFMSTWQRLKLFLIKAGRFIIPICMLIGFLNAVSIHGKLISGEANQNSLLSSIGKTITPVFYPIGIQQDNWPATVGLAGGLLAKEVVVGTLNTLYSQVGQLTEEDDAANILTELKTAALSVPKNLAELKDSLWNPMAAKMAAPDTTPGVYGVMSHYFDCKIGAFAYLLFILLYFPCISTMAVMQREIGRSWAYFSMAWSTGIAYAVATVFYQTATFMQHPLQSLLCFLIIGLTLIATIWALRYKTSGLTTLSTPSDCSGGGCHG, from the coding sequence ATGACAAAAAAAAATAAAATCATTGCCATCGCCGGCAACCCCAATTGCGGGAAAACCGTTATATTCAATGCACTCACCGGCAGTCGGCAAAAAATAGGTAACTGGTCAGGCGTCACCGTTGAGAAAAAGAGTGGCTCTCTCACGCTGGGTGATCAGTGCTATGAAATTATTGATTTACCGGGCACCTATTCACTCAGTGTCGTTTCAGACAATAGTGGCGTCGATGAATGCATTGCCTGTAATTATCTACTCTCCAATCCGCCCGATATGATCATCAATGTCGTTGATGCCAGTAATTTAGAACGTCAGCTCTATCTCAGTACACAACTCTTAGAAATGCGACTGCCTGTCATTATTGCACTCAATATGATGGATATTGCTAAACGCCGTGGCATACACATTGATGTCGCACAACTCAGCCAATCATTAGGCTGTCCTGTTATTCCTTTAACGGCCATTCGTGGCAAAGGCTTAGCTGAATTACGTCACGCCTTCACAAACGTCTCAGTTTCAGCCGCTGCTATTACTTATCCACTGGAACCTGCACTACAAACAGCCTGGGAAACACTGAGTAAAAAAATAAACGGTGCCGTCAAATCGCAGAACAACCGTCTTTGTACCCGTTGGTTAGCACTGCGTCTATTAGAAGATGACAACCTGGCAAAAAGCTATGCCCGCGCAGAAGAACGCAGTGATGCAAAATCGCTACGCGACGAATTACGTAGCCAGCTAGGCGAAGAACCAGACCTACTCATCGCCGACGCACGTTATCGCTGGATACAATCCGCACTCAAACAAAGTATAAAAAAACAAACGTACAACAAAACGTTTACGTCTTCCATCGATCGCTTCATCCTGAATCGCTGGTTAGGTATTCCTATTTTTCTATTGGTGATGTACTCCCTGTTTTTATTTGCCATTAACGTCGGTGGCGCATTTCAAGATTTTTTCGATATAGGCAGTACCGCGATTTTTATTCATGGCACTATCACGCTGTTAAATTCTCTACACCTACCCGCCTGGCTGATTGCATTGATCGCGAATGGTTTTGGTAAAGGTATTAATACCACTATCAGCTTTATTCCTGTTATTGGTGCCATGTTTTTATTCCTATCGTTATTGGAAGACTCCGGCTATATGGCACGAGCCGCTTTTGTTATCGATAGACTGATGGCTGCGGTAGGCTTACCAGGAAAAGCCTTTGTTCCCCTTATTGTCGGTTTTGGCTGTAATGTACCGACTGTGATGGCCACACGTACCTTAGCCTCACCACGCGATCGTATTTTAACGGTGATGATGGCGCCTTTTATGTCCTGTGGTGCACGCCTGACAGTCTATGTTTTATTTGTCAGCGCATTTTTCCCACACGGCGGTGCGCTCATTATTTTCGCCCTCTACATTATTGGGATTATTACCGCCATTTTAACGGCCTTTTTACTGGGTTCTACCACTTTAAAAGCTGAAAACACGCCGATGATTTTAGAATTGCCTACGTACCATTGGCCACATTGGCGCACTATCTTTATGAGTACCTGGCAACGACTGAAATTATTTTTAATTAAGGCGGGACGCTTCATTATTCCTATTTGCATGCTCATCGGTTTTTTAAATGCCGTCAGCATTCATGGAAAACTTATTTCAGGCGAAGCAAACCAAAATTCATTATTGTCTTCTATTGGAAAAACCATAACACCCGTCTTTTATCCCATTGGTATTCAACAAGATAATTGGCCGGCAACGGTTGGTTTAGCCGGCGGCTTGCTGGCTAAAGAAGTCGTTGTGGGTACACTGAATACGTTATATTCACAAGTAGGACAACTCACTGAAGAAGACGACGCTGCTAATATCTTAACGGAATTAAAAACAGCCGCACTCTCCGTGCCTAAAAATCTTGCTGAACTCAAAGATAGCTTATGGAATCCCATGGCAGCAAAAATGGCCGCGCCCGATACCACACCCGGTGTTTACGGTGTGATGTCCCACTATTTTGACTGTAAAATTGGCGCGTTTGCCTATTTATTATTTATCTTATTGTACTTCCCTTGCATTTCAACCATGGCTGTCATGCAGCGAGAAATAGGCCGGAGCTGGGCTTATTTTTCAATGGCATGGAGCACCGGTATTGCTTACGCTGTAGCAACCGTGTTTTATCAAACAGCCACGTTTATGCAACATCCTTTGCAATCATTACTCTGTTTTTTAATCATTGGTCTTACTTTAATCGCAACAATCTGGGCTTTACGCTATAAAACCAGTGGCTTAACGACACTAAGCACACCTAGCGATTGTTCTGGAGGAGGCTGCCATGGCTAG
- a CDS encoding FeoA family protein: MLKAAVPLTQLRSGQSAIVQGFSPDIASHCRKLLQNLGINRQTIITLIRRAPFGDPLQLQILGSQFSLRASEACHIYVECPN, from the coding sequence ATGCTTAAGGCAGCGGTTCCTCTCACCCAACTACGATCAGGGCAATCGGCTATTGTACAGGGATTTAGCCCAGATATAGCCTCACATTGCCGCAAACTTTTGCAAAATCTTGGCATTAATCGACAAACCATTATCACCCTGATACGACGCGCACCGTTTGGCGATCCCTTACAGCTGCAAATACTCGGTAGTCAATTCAGCTTGCGAGCAAGCGAGGCCTGCCACATTTATGTGGAATGTCCCAATTAA
- a CDS encoding UDP-N-acetylmuramoyl-L-alanyl-D-glutamate--2,6-diaminopimelate ligase, with translation MHLNQLLDGICSPGPNPQITGLCQDSRQLKPGDLFFAYPGVESDGRNFLNEAIEKGAAAILLESDARSMLSSSVPLIPIANLTRYLGLIAARFFDYPSQRLPVVGITGTNGKTSCTHFLAQCLQQLDRRCGVIGTLGNGFYGHLESTQLTTPDAIELQRLLAELLKGKAEAVLMEVSSHRLAQQRLNGMEFSIAAFTNLTRDHLDYHGSLLAYAQAKRSLFDLPGVEHAVLNADDPYGKAWLSELAGKLPMIAYSITKPSAALSSIPQVWVKHYEFKLQGLKAAIATPWGDISIENPFLIGTFNLSNLLLVLTTLKLLDFSLSEIAKVISGVKGVKGRMQAFHRMHQPLVVVDYAHTPDALQQTLKALRTHCRGSLYCVFGCGGDRDKGKRPLMATVAEQHADSIVITNDNPRFEDPNQIIQEIQQGLSGAKPVYVEPDRRLAISYAIQNAKVEDVVLIAGKGHEDYQLVGGIKYPFSDAAEVECLLNPDKA, from the coding sequence ATGCATTTAAATCAACTATTAGACGGTATTTGTAGCCCAGGGCCGAATCCGCAAATAACCGGACTTTGCCAAGATAGTCGCCAGCTTAAGCCCGGGGATTTGTTTTTTGCTTACCCGGGGGTTGAATCGGATGGTAGAAATTTCCTCAATGAAGCGATTGAAAAGGGGGCGGCGGCTATTTTGTTGGAGTCAGATGCACGATCTATGCTGTCTTCCTCGGTTCCGCTGATCCCTATTGCTAATTTAACACGTTATTTGGGTCTTATTGCGGCTCGATTTTTTGATTATCCGAGTCAACGCTTGCCCGTGGTGGGGATTACAGGCACCAATGGTAAAACATCCTGTACACACTTTTTAGCGCAGTGTTTGCAACAACTGGATAGACGCTGTGGTGTTATTGGCACATTAGGTAATGGTTTTTATGGCCATCTAGAATCCACTCAATTAACGACACCAGATGCGATTGAATTACAACGATTATTAGCGGAATTATTAAAAGGGAAAGCAGAAGCCGTATTGATGGAAGTATCTTCGCATCGCTTAGCACAACAACGTTTGAATGGCATGGAATTTTCTATTGCCGCTTTTACTAATCTCACGCGCGATCATTTGGATTATCACGGTAGTCTTTTAGCGTATGCACAAGCCAAACGATCGCTTTTTGATTTGCCTGGTGTAGAGCACGCGGTACTCAATGCGGATGATCCATATGGAAAAGCATGGCTTAGCGAGCTAGCGGGAAAGCTACCCATGATCGCTTACTCTATTACAAAACCTTCGGCGGCGTTGTCATCTATTCCGCAGGTATGGGTGAAACACTATGAGTTTAAGTTACAGGGTTTGAAGGCTGCTATCGCCACGCCGTGGGGCGATATCAGTATTGAAAATCCCTTTTTAATAGGAACTTTTAATCTCAGTAACTTATTATTGGTTTTAACGACATTGAAATTACTTGATTTTTCTTTATCAGAGATTGCAAAGGTTATTTCAGGCGTGAAAGGTGTAAAAGGGCGCATGCAGGCTTTTCATCGCATGCATCAGCCGTTGGTAGTGGTTGATTACGCACATACACCAGATGCGCTACAACAAACGCTCAAGGCGTTGCGAACACATTGTCGAGGATCTTTATATTGTGTGTTTGGTTGTGGGGGAGATAGAGATAAAGGAAAACGCCCCTTGATGGCAACAGTAGCGGAGCAACACGCCGATAGTATTGTCATTACCAATGATAATCCGCGTTTTGAAGATCCGAATCAGATTATTCAAGAGATACAACAAGGTCTAAGCGGCGCGAAGCCGGTTTATGTAGAGCCCGATAGACGGCTTGCAATTAGCTACGCTATTCAAAACGCTAAGGTGGAAGATGTTGTACTCATAGCGGGTAAAGGGCACGAGGACTATCAATTGGTAGGCGGAATAAAATACCCGTTTAGTGACGCGGCGGAAGTGGAATGTTTATTAAATCCTGATAAAGCTTAA